The following proteins are encoded in a genomic region of Streptomyces collinus Tu 365:
- a CDS encoding cupin domain-containing protein has product MELRTRPATVKLPEKMFTGDAWADVIHRGEEPSRTRANAVHFAPGARTAWHSYGIGQTLYIVEGIALIQSRGGKILEAHPGQVIWTPPGEEHWHGAAPDHFMTHIALWEGDDVDWLDHVTDAEYAGPRTREL; this is encoded by the coding sequence ATGGAACTGCGTACGCGTCCCGCGACTGTGAAGCTGCCCGAGAAGATGTTCACCGGCGACGCCTGGGCCGACGTGATCCACCGCGGCGAGGAGCCGTCCCGGACGCGGGCGAACGCGGTGCACTTCGCTCCCGGTGCCCGCACCGCCTGGCACTCCTACGGCATCGGCCAGACCCTCTACATCGTCGAGGGCATCGCCCTGATCCAGTCCCGCGGCGGCAAGATCCTCGAAGCCCACCCGGGCCAGGTGATCTGGACCCCGCCGGGTGAGGAGCACTGGCACGGTGCCGCCCCCGACCACTTCATGACCCACATCGCCCTGTGGGAAGGCGACGACGTCGACTGGCTCGACCACGTCACCGACGCCGAATACGCCGGCCCCCGCACCCGCGAACTCTGA
- a CDS encoding MFS transporter, with translation MTVTASSRRSREVGTADGGRHATATLAAAVLGFFVITLDATIVNVALPSIRDALGGGITGLQWVVDGYTLMFAALLLSAGALSDRIGARKAFAGGLALFVLASLACGLAPSLPVLIAARVVQGIGAAVTMPTSMALVRHAFPDPARRARAVGVWAMGGAVAAAAGPVLGGVLSLASWRMIFFINLPVGLLTLALLARSPQSPTRPAPFDWVGQITGILAMGGLTFGAIEAGEAGFTAPKVLISVGIAVAALAAFVLTQAKVAHPMVPLSLFRSSMVVIATGIGFAFMVGFYGLPFVFSLDFQQQHHLSALGAGIAFLPMMLLSACLTPFSARIAERTGPRVPVIAGLVLIAAGSIALAVLPASAPVWTSALLLIPVGLAGPLVMPPTTAVLLEHVPAQHTGTASGVFNTSRQIGGALAVAVFGALISGTAGFQHGLRISLILAAVVALAAALAATRMAAAQNRA, from the coding sequence ATGACCGTCACCGCTTCCTCGCGTCGCTCACGGGAGGTGGGTACGGCTGACGGCGGCCGGCACGCCACGGCGACGCTGGCCGCCGCCGTGCTGGGGTTTTTCGTGATCACTCTGGACGCGACGATCGTGAACGTGGCCTTGCCCTCGATCCGTGACGCGCTGGGCGGCGGGATCACCGGCCTGCAGTGGGTGGTCGACGGCTACACGCTGATGTTCGCCGCCCTGCTGCTGTCCGCGGGCGCCCTGTCGGACCGGATCGGTGCGCGCAAGGCGTTCGCCGGCGGACTGGCACTGTTCGTCCTCGCCTCGCTGGCGTGCGGGCTGGCCCCGTCGCTGCCGGTCCTCATCGCCGCCCGGGTGGTGCAGGGCATCGGCGCGGCTGTGACCATGCCGACCTCGATGGCGCTGGTCCGGCACGCCTTCCCCGACCCGGCCCGCCGGGCCCGCGCGGTGGGGGTGTGGGCGATGGGCGGCGCCGTGGCCGCCGCCGCGGGACCGGTGCTCGGCGGTGTGCTGAGCCTGGCCTCCTGGCGGATGATCTTCTTCATCAACTTGCCGGTCGGCCTGCTCACCCTGGCCCTGCTCGCCCGCAGCCCGCAGTCCCCGACGCGTCCGGCACCGTTCGACTGGGTCGGGCAGATCACCGGCATCCTCGCCATGGGCGGGCTCACCTTCGGCGCGATCGAGGCCGGCGAGGCCGGATTCACCGCCCCGAAGGTGCTGATCTCAGTCGGTATCGCAGTCGCGGCGTTGGCCGCGTTCGTACTGACGCAGGCCAAGGTGGCGCACCCGATGGTGCCGCTGTCGCTGTTCCGCTCCAGCATGGTGGTGATCGCCACCGGGATCGGCTTCGCGTTCATGGTCGGCTTCTACGGACTGCCGTTCGTCTTCAGCCTCGACTTCCAGCAGCAGCACCACCTGTCCGCCCTCGGTGCCGGCATCGCGTTCCTGCCGATGATGCTGCTCAGCGCCTGCCTGACCCCCTTCTCCGCACGGATCGCGGAGCGCACCGGCCCCCGCGTGCCGGTCATCGCCGGGCTGGTGCTGATCGCGGCCGGATCGATCGCCCTGGCCGTACTGCCGGCCTCGGCACCGGTGTGGACCAGCGCCCTGCTGCTGATCCCCGTCGGGCTGGCCGGGCCGCTGGTGATGCCCCCGACCACCGCGGTGCTGCTGGAGCACGTACCGGCCCAGCATACCGGCACCGCCAGCGGGGTGTTCAACACCAGCCGCCAGATCGGCGGCGCCCTTGCCGTGGCCGTCTTCGGCGCACTGATCTCCGGCACGGCCGGCTTCCAGCACGGCCTGCGCATCAGCCTCATCCTGGCCGCCGTCGTCGCGCTGGCCGCGGCGCTGGCCGCCACCCGCATGGCCGCCGCCCAAAATCGCGCCTGA
- a CDS encoding crotonase/enoyl-CoA hydratase family protein gives MSSAPTSTPAVTVERDGHVLLMGLNRPAKRNAFTKQMLSELSAAYGLLESDDDLWCGVLFAHGDHFTGGLDMLDVGAELALGEFDAPEGGRDPWRLDGPWSKPVVAAAQGWVMTLGIELLLAADIRVAAQDTRFAQYEIRRGIYPFGGATFRFPQQAGWGNAMRWILTGEEFDAAEAHRVGLVQELAADGPAAVVRATEIATLIAEKSAPLGVRTVFASAHQAREHGESAAIERLRPDIARLFSTADGAEGIQSFIERRDAVFTGR, from the coding sequence ATGAGCTCCGCGCCTACGAGCACCCCTGCGGTCACCGTTGAACGGGACGGTCATGTGCTGCTGATGGGCTTGAACCGGCCCGCCAAACGCAACGCCTTCACCAAGCAGATGCTCAGCGAGCTGTCGGCCGCCTACGGCCTGCTGGAGTCCGATGACGACCTGTGGTGCGGGGTCCTGTTCGCTCACGGCGACCACTTCACCGGCGGTCTGGACATGCTCGACGTGGGCGCCGAGCTGGCGTTGGGCGAGTTCGACGCCCCCGAGGGCGGGCGCGACCCGTGGCGGCTGGACGGACCGTGGTCCAAGCCCGTCGTCGCGGCCGCACAGGGCTGGGTGATGACGCTCGGCATCGAGCTGCTCCTGGCCGCCGACATTCGTGTGGCCGCCCAGGACACCCGCTTCGCACAGTACGAGATCCGCCGCGGGATCTACCCCTTCGGCGGGGCCACCTTCCGCTTCCCCCAGCAGGCCGGATGGGGCAACGCCATGCGCTGGATCCTGACCGGCGAGGAGTTCGACGCCGCGGAGGCCCACCGCGTCGGGCTGGTGCAGGAACTGGCCGCCGACGGGCCGGCCGCCGTCGTGCGCGCCACCGAGATCGCCACGCTCATCGCTGAGAAGTCCGCTCCCCTGGGGGTGCGCACCGTCTTCGCCTCCGCCCACCAGGCCCGTGAGCACGGCGAGAGCGCCGCGATCGAGCGGCTGCGCCCGGACATCGCACGGCTGTTCTCGACCGCCGACGGCGCCGAGGGAATCCAGTCCTTCATCGAGCGCCGCGACGCCGTCTTCACCGGCCGCTGA
- a CDS encoding STAS domain-containing protein encodes MNTITTLNGTTATITVRGDIDFDTLPPLRAATDVLPAHVTGLLWDLNHTLFMDIAGLHLLFAPTPPDRPDRRVTVTGLRPQPLRLLRLAAETNPAAFPLDRLLCGSR; translated from the coding sequence ATGAACACCATCACCACCCTCAACGGGACGACCGCGACCATCACGGTGCGCGGTGACATCGACTTCGACACCCTGCCCCCGCTCCGCGCCGCGACCGACGTGCTCCCTGCGCATGTGACCGGCCTGCTGTGGGACCTGAACCACACGCTCTTCATGGACATCGCCGGCCTGCACCTCCTCTTCGCCCCCACCCCTCCCGACCGCCCGGACCGCCGCGTCACCGTCACGGGCCTGCGCCCGCAGCCGCTGCGGCTGCTGCGCCTGGCCGCGGAGACGAACCCGGCCGCTTTCCCTCTCGACCGCCTGCTCTGCGGGTCCAGGTAA
- a CDS encoding ANTAR domain-containing protein, translating into MHGEMAGLELISTAALRLLDAHTRHLAEPVAVVTTAPHVRQALATTPGLRLYPTLAAALAGLPTTAGPPDLRPETQTGPPAVGASTEELRSEVFGLRAKARTHAQIGTAQGVLYERYRLNSPTQGFDLLREASQHLNVPLRVLASAVLTAPPPPTPGGDWFPGRRHTPPPTLGLLSTGGLDTRDRRQVLHTAVNDALTLTDADADAVELHLTDPAQDHALVLEDHAALTPAYLDTIALVTAPPALCARARDRAQAVTVADIATEPAFADSPPGRAALAAGTRALHAQPAVTVHGDTLAVITLHRREHGLWMTNAQHTALETLAADIATWRSWYRRTVILDALEHLHTHAPHQQLIPGAVPDR; encoded by the coding sequence ATGCATGGCGAGATGGCCGGCCTGGAGCTGATCAGTACGGCAGCCCTGCGTCTTCTCGACGCCCACACCCGGCACCTGGCCGAGCCCGTCGCCGTCGTCACCACGGCCCCGCACGTACGCCAGGCCCTCGCCACCACGCCCGGCCTGCGCCTGTACCCCACCCTCGCCGCCGCCCTCGCCGGCCTCCCCACCACCGCCGGCCCGCCCGACCTGCGGCCCGAAACGCAAACCGGGCCGCCGGCGGTAGGCGCCAGCACGGAAGAACTGCGAAGCGAGGTGTTCGGTCTGCGCGCCAAAGCACGCACCCACGCCCAGATCGGCACGGCCCAAGGGGTGCTGTACGAGCGCTACCGGCTGAACAGCCCCACCCAGGGCTTCGACCTGCTGCGGGAAGCGTCCCAGCACCTCAACGTGCCCCTGCGGGTCCTGGCCTCCGCCGTCCTGACCGCCCCACCGCCACCGACGCCGGGCGGTGACTGGTTCCCCGGCCGCCGCCACACGCCCCCACCCACCCTGGGCCTGCTGAGCACAGGCGGGCTCGACACCCGCGACCGGCGTCAGGTCCTGCACACCGCTGTCAACGACGCCCTCACCCTCACCGACGCCGACGCCGACGCCGTCGAACTCCACCTGACCGACCCCGCCCAGGACCACGCCCTCGTCCTCGAAGACCACGCCGCCCTCACACCCGCCTACCTCGACACCATCGCCCTGGTCACCGCACCACCCGCCCTGTGCGCTCGAGCCCGTGACCGCGCCCAAGCCGTCACCGTCGCCGACATCGCCACCGAGCCCGCCTTCGCCGACAGCCCGCCAGGACGCGCCGCGCTCGCCGCCGGCACTCGCGCCCTGCACGCCCAACCCGCCGTCACCGTCCACGGCGACACCCTCGCCGTGATCACCCTCCACCGGCGCGAGCACGGACTGTGGATGACCAACGCCCAGCACACAGCGCTGGAAACCCTCGCCGCCGACATCGCCACCTGGCGCTCCTGGTACCGGCGCACCGTCATCCTCGACGCCCTCGAACACCTCCACACCCACGCCCCGCACCAGCAGCTGATACCGGGCGCGGTACCTGACCGCTGA
- a CDS encoding winged helix-turn-helix transcriptional regulator, with product MRRTSFDSWPCSIARAVDVLGDGWTLLILREVFYGESRFDGFIDSLGIARNTLTDRLRRLEEAGLLQRQAYQSEPVRHEYLLTDKGRDFFGVLAAINAWGDRWLADDDGIPVVMQHTACGHDTQAKVVCASCGETLHHQDVAVRTGPGYPARLLDRPDVQTRFTTDRHPEHVTNT from the coding sequence ATGAGACGGACCTCATTCGACAGCTGGCCCTGCTCGATCGCCCGCGCCGTCGACGTCCTGGGCGACGGCTGGACACTGCTGATCCTGCGCGAGGTCTTCTACGGCGAGTCGCGCTTCGACGGCTTCATCGACTCGCTCGGCATCGCGCGCAACACCCTCACCGACCGGCTCCGCCGCCTGGAGGAAGCGGGGCTGCTGCAGAGGCAGGCCTACCAGAGCGAGCCGGTCCGCCATGAGTACCTGCTCACCGACAAGGGCCGCGACTTCTTCGGCGTGCTCGCCGCGATCAACGCATGGGGCGACCGGTGGCTGGCCGATGACGACGGCATCCCCGTGGTCATGCAGCACACCGCCTGCGGCCACGACACCCAGGCCAAAGTGGTCTGCGCTTCCTGCGGTGAAACCCTTCACCACCAAGACGTAGCGGTGCGGACCGGACCCGGCTACCCGGCCCGGCTCCTCGACAGGCCCGACGTACAGACGCGCTTCACCACGGACAGGCACCCCGAACACGTCACCAACACCTGA
- a CDS encoding DUF1479 domain-containing protein, with protein sequence MTLATEPQHTLPPLPHWEETPEDLGAAIRAIKPALRARIEASGRTVAEVFAAAERRVEERIQEIEADRTRGEEVWPVIDYDVIRAGAVRPAELAKLARRGCLVVRGHFPREQALAWDADIVDYVERNDFFEKYTGPGDDFFGSVGSKPEIYPVYWSTAQMQARQSERMSTVQTFLNSLWRHTSKDGTQWFDPDRDALYPDRIRRRPPGADSAGLGTHCDPGTLDLWMTEDYQKAFRHVFDGTVESYDPWDAAHRTTGAQYPGSTMCSAFRTFQGWTALSDMNADQGVLHTVPIPEIMAYLLLRPLLPDVPEDSMCGVRTNQVFPVTKRWHPALYRALSPIPDVKAGDSVWWHCDMIHSVAPVENQKGWGNVMYIPAAPWCARNERYAAQVREAFMSGSSPSDFPAEDYERTWPDRFPPDALNDIGRRGLDLS encoded by the coding sequence ATGACGCTCGCCACTGAACCGCAGCACACCCTTCCGCCTCTGCCGCACTGGGAGGAGACCCCGGAGGATCTCGGGGCCGCCATCCGCGCGATCAAGCCCGCTCTGCGGGCCCGGATCGAGGCCTCGGGCCGTACCGTCGCGGAGGTCTTCGCCGCCGCCGAGCGCCGCGTCGAAGAGCGCATCCAGGAAATCGAGGCGGACCGCACCCGCGGTGAGGAGGTCTGGCCTGTCATCGACTACGACGTGATCCGGGCCGGCGCGGTCAGGCCCGCGGAGCTCGCCAAGCTCGCTCGACGCGGCTGCCTGGTCGTACGCGGCCACTTCCCCCGAGAGCAGGCCCTGGCCTGGGACGCCGACATCGTCGACTACGTCGAGCGCAACGACTTCTTCGAGAAGTACACCGGCCCCGGGGACGACTTCTTCGGCAGCGTCGGATCAAAACCGGAGATCTACCCCGTCTACTGGTCCACGGCCCAGATGCAGGCCCGCCAATCAGAGCGGATGTCCACGGTCCAGACATTCCTGAACTCGCTGTGGCGCCACACCTCGAAGGATGGAACCCAGTGGTTCGACCCGGACCGTGACGCGCTCTACCCCGACCGGATCCGCCGCCGCCCCCCGGGCGCCGACTCCGCGGGCCTCGGGACCCACTGCGACCCCGGCACGCTCGACCTGTGGATGACCGAGGACTACCAGAAGGCCTTCCGGCACGTCTTCGACGGCACCGTGGAGTCCTACGACCCGTGGGACGCCGCCCACCGCACCACCGGCGCGCAGTACCCCGGCTCGACCATGTGCTCCGCCTTCCGCACCTTCCAGGGCTGGACCGCCCTGTCCGACATGAACGCAGACCAGGGCGTGCTCCACACCGTCCCGATCCCCGAAATCATGGCCTACCTCCTGCTACGCCCTCTGCTCCCCGACGTGCCCGAGGACTCGATGTGCGGCGTGCGCACCAACCAGGTCTTCCCCGTCACCAAGAGGTGGCACCCGGCGCTGTACCGGGCCCTCAGTCCCATCCCCGACGTCAAGGCCGGAGACTCGGTGTGGTGGCACTGCGACATGATCCACAGCGTGGCACCCGTGGAGAACCAGAAAGGCTGGGGCAACGTCATGTACATCCCCGCCGCTCCCTGGTGCGCCCGTAACGAGCGGTATGCCGCGCAGGTCCGCGAGGCGTTCATGAGCGGTTCCAGCCCCAGCGACTTTCCCGCCGAGGACTACGAGCGCACATGGCCCGACCGCTTCCCGCCCGACGCCCTCAACGACATCGGACGCCGCGGCCTGGATCTCAGCTGA
- a CDS encoding carboxymuconolactone decarboxylase family protein: MSGNTERASGAAKMFGAFAPRLVHFTDDVLFGEVWERPGLDPRDRSLITVASLVTGGSTEQLRHHLGRAKDNGVTEAQLIEAITHLAFYTGWPRAMSAMAVAKDLFTS; the protein is encoded by the coding sequence ATGTCCGGCAACACCGAACGCGCCTCGGGCGCGGCGAAGATGTTCGGCGCCTTCGCCCCACGACTGGTGCACTTCACCGACGACGTCCTGTTCGGCGAGGTGTGGGAGCGCCCCGGCCTCGACCCGCGCGACCGCTCGCTGATCACCGTGGCGAGCCTGGTCACAGGCGGCAGCACCGAGCAGCTGCGCCATCACCTGGGGCGCGCCAAGGACAACGGCGTCACCGAGGCCCAGCTGATCGAGGCCATCACCCACCTCGCCTTCTACACCGGCTGGCCGCGCGCCATGTCCGCCATGGCCGTCGCCAAGGACCTCTTCACCAGCTGA
- a CDS encoding TetR/AcrR family transcriptional regulator: MSAESPTGKPSARTKRADAVRNQQTLLSAAAKVFVTSGVDAPIRQIAAEAGVGMGTIYRHFPTRADLVTAVYRHQIEACAEAGPSLLAGADSPFEALRQWIDLFVDFLVTKHGLADALQSDSSRFAALHTYFLDRLEPVCAQLLDAAVDAGDIQAGTQPVELMRGIGNLCIGRDSDPRYDPRRLIELLLQGLRQPRPA; encoded by the coding sequence GTGTCCGCCGAGAGCCCCACCGGGAAGCCGTCGGCCCGAACCAAGCGGGCCGACGCGGTACGCAACCAGCAGACGCTGCTCAGCGCCGCCGCCAAGGTCTTCGTCACCTCGGGTGTCGACGCGCCGATCCGCCAGATCGCGGCCGAAGCGGGCGTCGGGATGGGCACGATCTACCGCCACTTCCCGACCCGGGCGGATCTGGTCACCGCCGTCTACCGTCACCAGATCGAGGCATGCGCCGAGGCAGGCCCAAGCCTGCTGGCCGGCGCCGACTCTCCATTCGAGGCGCTGCGCCAGTGGATCGACCTCTTCGTCGACTTCCTGGTCACCAAGCACGGACTCGCCGACGCCCTGCAGTCGGACAGCAGCCGCTTCGCCGCGCTGCACACCTACTTCCTCGACCGCCTGGAACCCGTGTGCGCGCAGCTGCTCGACGCCGCGGTCGACGCCGGCGACATCCAGGCCGGCACGCAGCCCGTCGAGCTGATGCGCGGCATCGGCAACCTGTGCATCGGACGCGACAGCGACCCGCGCTACGACCCCCGCCGATTGATCGAACTGCTCCTCCAGGGACTCCGGCAACCCCGGCCTGCCTGA
- a CDS encoding acyl-CoA dehydrogenase family protein — protein sequence MTSTKTPPSLFGLPPEIDEARQWAHGFAEKYVRPVAAEYDEREEMPWAVIEEAAKVGLYTPEFALQMIADPTGLLQPVVAEEIFWGDGGMGQALLGTFLPAAALFGAATKEQIDTWLPAFFGTPGDLAVAALCASEPNAGSDAAAIRTHARYDQATKEWVLNGTKTWATNGGIASIHVVNAVTDPALGARGHALFLIPPGTRGLSQGQKFSKHGLRASHTAEVVLDDVRIPADLVLGGKDALDQRLAIAREGTRVRVPAAMATFELTRPGIGAMAVGVARAAYEYALEYAGIREQFGRPIIDNQAIAFTLADMAMEIDAARLLVWRASHMMMRGKPFTRAEGSMAKLKASEVAVRTTERAIQILGGNGYTRDYPVERWARDAKIFTIYEGTSEIQRLAISRALSGRRIR from the coding sequence GTGACCAGCACAAAGACGCCGCCGTCCCTGTTCGGCCTGCCGCCCGAGATCGACGAGGCCCGCCAGTGGGCCCACGGCTTCGCCGAGAAGTACGTGCGCCCCGTCGCCGCCGAGTACGACGAGCGCGAGGAGATGCCCTGGGCGGTCATCGAGGAAGCCGCCAAGGTCGGCCTGTACACCCCCGAGTTCGCACTGCAGATGATCGCCGACCCCACCGGGCTGTTGCAGCCCGTGGTCGCCGAGGAGATCTTCTGGGGCGACGGCGGCATGGGCCAGGCCCTGCTGGGCACCTTCCTGCCCGCCGCGGCCCTGTTCGGCGCCGCCACCAAAGAGCAGATCGACACCTGGCTGCCTGCGTTCTTCGGCACCCCCGGCGACCTGGCCGTCGCCGCCCTGTGCGCCAGCGAGCCCAACGCCGGCAGCGACGCCGCGGCCATCCGCACCCACGCCCGCTACGACCAAGCCACCAAGGAATGGGTGCTCAACGGCACCAAGACCTGGGCCACCAACGGCGGCATCGCGAGCATCCACGTCGTCAACGCCGTCACCGACCCCGCCCTCGGTGCCCGCGGCCACGCCCTGTTCCTCATCCCGCCCGGCACCCGTGGTCTCAGCCAGGGACAGAAGTTCTCCAAGCACGGCCTGCGGGCCTCCCACACCGCCGAGGTCGTCCTCGACGACGTGCGCATTCCCGCCGACCTGGTTCTTGGCGGCAAGGACGCGCTCGACCAGCGTCTGGCCATCGCCCGGGAAGGCACCCGTGTCCGGGTTCCCGCGGCCATGGCCACCTTCGAACTGACCCGGCCCGGCATCGGCGCCATGGCCGTCGGCGTTGCCCGCGCCGCCTACGAGTACGCCCTGGAGTACGCCGGCATCCGCGAGCAGTTCGGCCGGCCGATCATCGACAACCAGGCCATCGCCTTCACCCTGGCCGACATGGCGATGGAGATCGACGCCGCCCGCCTCCTGGTCTGGCGCGCCAGCCACATGATGATGCGCGGCAAGCCCTTCACGCGTGCCGAGGGCAGTATGGCCAAGCTCAAGGCCAGCGAGGTCGCCGTCCGCACCACCGAACGCGCGATCCAGATCCTCGGCGGCAACGGCTACACCCGTGACTACCCGGTCGAGCGCTGGGCCCGGGACGCGAAGATCTTCACCATCTACGAAGGCACCAGCGAGATCCAGCGCCTGGCCATCAGCCGCGCCCTGTCCGGCCGCCGCATCCGCTGA
- a CDS encoding helix-turn-helix transcriptional regulator: MPADTVREDIRTFLTSRRARITPRDAGLRDFGGRRQVSGLRRSEVAQLAAISVEYYTRIERGNVGGVSEDILDALARALRLDDVERAHLAALVRAANNPHRLPDRDGGSSHVRPSLQQILDAMTGAAAFVRNAHLDILATNTLARALYTEALDSDEQPPNLARFVFRDPRARRFYRDWEGIAHDAVGSLRTEAARTPNDTDLADLIDELTTCSAEFAQRWDDHDVDYYRSGQQRFHHPDAGELDLDYDALEVPADPGLTIVTYTLAPTAPHATAFLRLSHPHPKARSETPNPAADSGPPR, translated from the coding sequence GTGCCAGCCGACACCGTCCGCGAGGACATCCGCACCTTCCTCACCAGCCGCCGCGCCCGCATCACCCCCAGGGACGCCGGGCTGCGCGACTTCGGCGGGCGGCGGCAAGTATCGGGTCTGCGGCGCTCAGAGGTCGCCCAGCTCGCCGCCATCAGCGTCGAGTACTACACCCGCATCGAACGCGGCAACGTCGGAGGCGTCTCCGAAGACATCCTCGACGCCCTCGCCCGCGCCCTGCGCCTGGACGACGTCGAACGCGCCCACCTGGCCGCACTCGTCCGCGCCGCCAACAACCCCCACCGCCTACCGGACCGCGACGGCGGCTCCAGCCACGTACGGCCCAGCCTCCAACAGATCCTCGACGCCATGACCGGGGCAGCCGCCTTCGTCCGCAACGCCCACCTGGACATCCTCGCCACCAACACTCTCGCCCGCGCCCTGTACACAGAGGCCCTCGACAGTGACGAGCAGCCCCCCAACCTGGCCCGCTTCGTCTTCCGCGACCCCCGAGCCCGACGCTTCTACCGCGACTGGGAGGGCATCGCCCACGACGCCGTCGGCAGCCTGCGCACCGAAGCCGCCCGCACCCCCAACGACACCGACCTCGCCGACCTCATCGACGAACTCACCACCTGCAGCGCCGAGTTCGCCCAGCGCTGGGACGACCACGACGTCGACTACTACCGCTCCGGCCAGCAGCGCTTCCACCATCCCGACGCCGGCGAACTCGACCTCGACTACGACGCCCTCGAAGTCCCCGCAGACCCCGGCCTCACCATCGTCACCTACACCCTCGCCCCCACCGCGCCCCACGCCACCGCATTCCTGCGGCTTTCCCACCCACACCCCAAGGCCCGGTCCGAGACACCGAACCCGGCAGCCGACAGCGGCCCACCACGATGA
- a CDS encoding ROK family transcriptional regulator codes for MAPPKPSLEMLRSLTDENVLRILMTHPQLTRAEIAAHTGISKPTISDSVQRLVDAGLVADTGDRTAGRGRVGAYYALAPDTGAALVAGITPHGVTAEAVDVHGTVLQQVHSALERRDGPDRVASALAEAAAGISGSASGPLRTAVVSAADPVDRATGRLVHLPDAPFLVGDLDPPSVLAAHVRGPVLVDNDVNWAASAERDHGCAAGVDDFVYLHLGRGLGCAVVSDGQVRRGHHGLAGEIAHLYTVGPGGAAMRFTEVFAALDLRHPDSTAIDTDALVSRLAAADEQAKSLRAVLARAIGGVLTAAVALTDPSMIVIGGEWGTRAGITTAVAEDFGRSPRPVPVTAAILTSPDLDGARTKAVEELRTLIVRSAHPALQQ; via the coding sequence ATGGCACCGCCGAAGCCCTCGCTGGAAATGCTGCGCAGTCTGACCGACGAGAACGTGCTGCGCATCCTGATGACTCACCCGCAGCTGACACGGGCGGAGATCGCCGCGCACACCGGGATTTCCAAACCGACGATCTCCGACAGCGTCCAGCGTCTGGTCGACGCCGGGCTCGTCGCTGACACCGGGGACCGCACTGCCGGGCGGGGCCGCGTCGGCGCGTACTACGCCCTCGCTCCGGACACCGGCGCCGCGCTGGTGGCCGGCATCACCCCGCACGGCGTGACCGCCGAGGCCGTCGACGTCCACGGCACGGTTCTGCAGCAGGTGCACAGCGCGCTCGAACGCCGAGACGGACCCGACCGTGTCGCCTCAGCTCTCGCGGAAGCCGCCGCCGGCATCAGCGGCAGCGCTTCGGGGCCTTTGCGTACCGCGGTGGTGAGTGCCGCCGATCCCGTCGACCGTGCCACCGGCCGGCTTGTCCACTTGCCCGACGCACCTTTCCTGGTCGGTGATCTCGATCCGCCTTCCGTCCTGGCCGCCCATGTCAGAGGACCTGTGCTGGTCGACAATGACGTCAACTGGGCGGCAAGCGCCGAGCGCGACCATGGGTGCGCAGCCGGTGTCGACGATTTCGTCTACCTCCATCTCGGCCGTGGCCTGGGCTGCGCCGTCGTCAGCGACGGCCAGGTGCGCCGCGGCCACCACGGCCTGGCCGGCGAGATCGCTCACCTGTACACCGTGGGCCCCGGCGGCGCCGCCATGCGGTTCACCGAGGTCTTCGCGGCACTTGACCTGCGTCACCCGGACTCGACCGCCATCGACACCGACGCTCTCGTCTCCCGACTGGCCGCAGCGGACGAGCAGGCAAAGAGTCTGCGTGCCGTGCTGGCCCGGGCGATCGGCGGCGTCCTGACCGCAGCGGTCGCTCTGACCGACCCCAGCATGATCGTCATCGGTGGGGAATGGGGCACCCGAGCGGGCATCACCACCGCCGTGGCCGAGGACTTCGGCCGGAGTCCGCGACCCGTGCCTGTCACCGCCGCCATCCTCACGTCACCTGATCTGGACGGCGCCCGCACTAAAGCGGTGGAGGAACTGCGCACTCTCATCGTCCGGTCCGCCCATCCCGCCCTGCAGCAGTGA